A DNA window from Drosophila virilis strain 15010-1051.87 chromosome 4, Dvir_AGI_RSII-ME, whole genome shotgun sequence contains the following coding sequences:
- the Reps gene encoding ralBP1-associated Eps domain-containing protein 1 isoform X1: MEEVTLTEPETRFYGELFQCCDVENTGKVPMLKATELFRSADIANETVIEITSLAGIPATALHISRAQFYSCLKLIAAHQAAVPLRQELIAATVPLPLPHFGWKDAATAPASTCENGLGALPPPPPTDRRNSLRRNSQQQQQQQQQQQQLEQLQDTSDVPSTDSEVEQNESSGGGDFDELAGADVVVSNSSRETRRRGVGPGGSPEAWSTNSDSPTPTNSVAERPWAQDTLWQGLLGDEHRQLLGTEEESSDRHSSDDDDNESELITLYQITPEQREYYNKQFRAVQRDPHGLLSGQAARIFFEKSRIPVEELRHIWQLCDVTRDGALSLSEFTAAMHLVVLRRNNIPLPSSLPHCLHPNVLAKSTTSLSSSSTAHIPQEPPEADLLHLNDDDEDEHTDNTIISSSQAKPRPLPNDKNIMNLSSISTSSQASNSSSRREVTTTTTSPVLKNRSISNSPNVEKPTGATATTTAVVNSTAGPTNDASQWTKFSESPTTSTATGAAAVAAAGTAAAAVPAVSSPGLKPALFDMKRTAQDVVSNPQILHPVPLRVTPIGTAIAAAGDQSSQSTNDMDGVVVLREESPKAMATTTATTTTTAQNNQTGTHRDRDSISMQSSDLRAIQRPQAKKLPAKNIGALPPPPQREPSIGSIGVNEPPEQPAPLPLGYASSTASAKKEPPPLPPPRPHRHARSSSLDLNKFKIGTAGAQQPEITAQASFDMQTSAGFADFTHFADDANVLDASNNSSSSSSNSANATSAAAGATAEQQQHSLPPAPPPPAFVPPMRMTLQTQQRVSAFEVYRKPQTPAPALAAAGSSSCMAAAQLPSADNFEKRVTAISDSLRHVSFKQNQTSTTELLQRLREQNNSLLHLCNDLSDELLSVQTRKEEMRLKLESFAAAGAAGGDSGGAAPARTGSSISAPMTANVTGGSSGSAGAYTNV; the protein is encoded by the exons ATGGAAGAGGTAACGCTCACGGAGCCCGAGACACGTTTCTATGGAGAACTGTTTCAATGCTGCGACGTGGAGAACACCGGCAAGGTGCCCATGCTGAAAGCAACCGAACTCTTTCGCTCAGCGGACATTGCCAACGAGACGGTGATTGAG ATCACATCATTGGCTGGAATACCCGCAACCGCTTTACACATCTCGCGCGCTCAGTTCTATTCGTGCCTCAAGCTAATTGCCGCCCACCAGGCAGCGGTGCCTTTACGTCAGGAGCTGATTGCCGCCACggtgccattgccattgccgcaTTTTGGCTGGAAAGACGCTGCTACAGCGCCAGCGAGTACCTGTGAAAATGGCCTGGgtgcgctgccgccgccaccgcccaCCGATCGTCGTAACTCGCTGCGCCGCAAttcccagcagcagcagcaacaacaacaacaacaacagcagctggaacAGTTGCAGGACACCTCGGATGTGCCTAGCACCGATTCCGAAGTCGAGCAAAACGAATCCAGCGGTGGCGGAGATTTTGATGAGCTGGCGGGCGCTGATGTTGtcgtcagcaacagcagccgcgaAACA cGTCGACGTGGCGTTGGCCCTGGTGGCTCACCGGAGGCGTGGAGCACTAACAGTGATAGCCCCACGCCCACCAACAGCGTGGCAGAGCGTCCCTGGGCACAGGATACGTTGTGGCAGGGCTTGCTCGGTGATGAGCATCGCCAGCTTCTGGGCACCGAGGAGGAGTCCTCGGATCGTCACAGCAGCGACGATGATGACAACGAAAGCGAACTGATTACGCTGTATCAAATCACGCCCGAGCAGCGCGAATATTACAACAAGCAGTTCAGAGCTGTGCAGCGTGATCCGCACGGACTGCTCTCCGGTCAGGCTGCGCG GATCTTCTTTGAGAAAAGCCGCATTCCTGTCGAGGAGCTACGCCATATCTGGCAGCTGTGCGACGTGACACGCGACGGTGCGCTTAGTCTATCCGAATTCACAGCTGCCATGCATCTGGTTGTGTTGCGCCGCAATAATATACCATTGCCCAGCAGCCTTCCTCATTGTCTGCATCCCAATGTGCTGGCTAAGTCAACGACATCGCTGTCGTCATCATCAACGGCGCACATACCTCAAGAGCCGCCCGAGGCTGATCTCCTGCATTTGAATGATGACGACGAAGATGAACACACTGACAATACAATCATAAGTAGCTCGCAAGCGAAGCCACGTCCATTGCCTAATGACAAGAACATTATGAATCTGAGCAGCATCTCGACCTCGTCGcaagccagcaacagcagctctcGACGTGAAGTGACCACAACAACGACATCGCCCGTGCTTAAGAATCGCAGCATTTCCAATTCACCAAATGTGGAAAAACCAACAggagcgacagcaacaacaacagcggtagTTAATTCTACTGCTGGACCAACTAATGATGCCAGTCAATGGACCAAATTTAGCGAATCTCCCACGACATCGACAGCAACTGGAGCTGCGGCAGTTGCTGCAGCCGGcacagcggcagctgctgttcctgCCGTTTCTAGTCCCGGCCTCAAACCAGCGCTGTTCGATATGAAACGCACTGCCCAGGATGTGGTCTCAAATCCGCAAATATTGCATCCCGTGCCGCTGCGTGTGACGCCCATAG GCACAGCCATTGCCGCAGCTGGCGATCAATCAAGTCAGTCCACAAACGATATGGACGGCGTTGTTGTGCTGCGCGAGGAGAGTCCCAAGGCCAtggcaacgacaacagcaacaacaacgactacAGCACAAAACAATCAAACTGGAACGCATCGCGACCGCGACTCCATCTCGATGCAAAGCAGCGATCTACGCGCTATACAACGTCCCCAGGCCAAAAAGCTGCCAGCGAAGAATATTGGTgccttgccgccgccgccgcaacGTGAGCCAAGCATTGGCTCCATTGGTGTCAACGAGCCCCCGGAACAGCCGGCGCCATTACCATTGGGTTATGCATCAAGCACAGCTTCTGCCAAAAAGGAGCCGCCGCCCTTGCCGCCGCCTCGACCCCATCGACAtgcgcgcagcagcagcttagaTTTGAACAAGTTTAAAATTGGCACAGCTGGTGCCCAACAGCCCGAG ATAACCGCGCAAGCCAGCTTCGATATGCAAACCTCAGCGGGTTTTGCCGATTTCACGCACTTTGCCGACGACGCGAATGTT CTGGACGCcagtaacaacagcagcagcagcagcagcaatagcgcCAATGCCAcatccgctgctgctggtgccacagccgagcagcaacagcattcACTGCCGCCGGCACCTCCGCCGCCCGCTTTTGTGCCGCCCATGCGCATGACGCTGCAGACGCAACAGCGAGTCTCCGCTTTTGAGGTCTACCGCAAGCCGCAGACGCCGGCCCCAGCACTGGCTGCAGCAGGATCGTCGTCGTGCATGGCTGCCGCCCAGCTGCCCAGCGCCGATAACTTTGAGAAACGTGTGACCGCCATCAGTGATTCGTTGCGTCATGTGTCCTTTAAGCAGAATCAAACTAGCACCacggagctgctgcagcgactGCGTGAGCAAAACAATTCGCTGCTGCATCTGTGCAACGATCTCAGCGACGAACTGTTGAGCGTGCAGACGCGCAAGGAGGAGATGCGTCTCAAGCTGGAAAGTTTTGCAGCAGCCGGTGCAGCTGGCGGCGATTCTGGCGGTGCAGCACCCGCACGCACTGGCTCCTCAATATCAGCGCCTATGACGGCCAATGTGACTGGCGGCTCCTCCGGCTCAGCCGGTGCCTATACAAATGTTTAA
- the Reps gene encoding ralBP1-associated Eps domain-containing protein 1 isoform X2 — protein MEEVTLTEPETRFYGELFQCCDVENTGKVPMLKATELFRSADIANETVIEITSLAGIPATALHISRAQFYSCLKLIAAHQAAVPLRQELIAATVPLPLPHFGWKDAATAPASTCENGLGALPPPPPTDRRNSLRRNSQQQQQQQQQQQQLEQLQDTSDVPSTDSEVEQNESSGGGDFDELAGADVVVSNSSRETRRRGVGPGGSPEAWSTNSDSPTPTNSVAERPWAQDTLWQGLLGDEHRQLLGTEEESSDRHSSDDDDNESELITLYQITPEQREYYNKQFRAVQRDPHGLLSGQAARIFFEKSRIPVEELRHIWQLCDVTRDGALSLSEFTAAMHLVVLRRNNIPLPSSLPHCLHPNVLAKSTTSLSSSSTAHIPQEPPEADLLHLNDDDEDEHTDNTIISSSQAKPRPLPNDKNIMNLSSISTSSQASNSSSRREVTTTTTSPVLKNRSISNSPNVEKPTGATATTTAVVNSTAGPTNDASQWTKFSESPTTSTATGAAAVAAAGTAAAAVPAVSSPGLKPALFDMKRTAQDVVSNPQILHPVPLRVTPIGTAIAAAGDQSSQSTNDMDGVVVLREESPKAMATTTATTTTTAQNNQTGTHRDRDSISMQSSDLRAIQRPQAKKLPAKNIGALPPPPQREPSIGSIGVNEPPEQPAPLPLGYASSTASAKKEPPPLPPPRPHRHARSSSLDLNKFKIGTAGAQQPELDASNNSSSSSSNSANATSAAAGATAEQQQHSLPPAPPPPAFVPPMRMTLQTQQRVSAFEVYRKPQTPAPALAAAGSSSCMAAAQLPSADNFEKRVTAISDSLRHVSFKQNQTSTTELLQRLREQNNSLLHLCNDLSDELLSVQTRKEEMRLKLESFAAAGAAGGDSGGAAPARTGSSISAPMTANVTGGSSGSAGAYTNV, from the exons ATGGAAGAGGTAACGCTCACGGAGCCCGAGACACGTTTCTATGGAGAACTGTTTCAATGCTGCGACGTGGAGAACACCGGCAAGGTGCCCATGCTGAAAGCAACCGAACTCTTTCGCTCAGCGGACATTGCCAACGAGACGGTGATTGAG ATCACATCATTGGCTGGAATACCCGCAACCGCTTTACACATCTCGCGCGCTCAGTTCTATTCGTGCCTCAAGCTAATTGCCGCCCACCAGGCAGCGGTGCCTTTACGTCAGGAGCTGATTGCCGCCACggtgccattgccattgccgcaTTTTGGCTGGAAAGACGCTGCTACAGCGCCAGCGAGTACCTGTGAAAATGGCCTGGgtgcgctgccgccgccaccgcccaCCGATCGTCGTAACTCGCTGCGCCGCAAttcccagcagcagcagcaacaacaacaacaacaacagcagctggaacAGTTGCAGGACACCTCGGATGTGCCTAGCACCGATTCCGAAGTCGAGCAAAACGAATCCAGCGGTGGCGGAGATTTTGATGAGCTGGCGGGCGCTGATGTTGtcgtcagcaacagcagccgcgaAACA cGTCGACGTGGCGTTGGCCCTGGTGGCTCACCGGAGGCGTGGAGCACTAACAGTGATAGCCCCACGCCCACCAACAGCGTGGCAGAGCGTCCCTGGGCACAGGATACGTTGTGGCAGGGCTTGCTCGGTGATGAGCATCGCCAGCTTCTGGGCACCGAGGAGGAGTCCTCGGATCGTCACAGCAGCGACGATGATGACAACGAAAGCGAACTGATTACGCTGTATCAAATCACGCCCGAGCAGCGCGAATATTACAACAAGCAGTTCAGAGCTGTGCAGCGTGATCCGCACGGACTGCTCTCCGGTCAGGCTGCGCG GATCTTCTTTGAGAAAAGCCGCATTCCTGTCGAGGAGCTACGCCATATCTGGCAGCTGTGCGACGTGACACGCGACGGTGCGCTTAGTCTATCCGAATTCACAGCTGCCATGCATCTGGTTGTGTTGCGCCGCAATAATATACCATTGCCCAGCAGCCTTCCTCATTGTCTGCATCCCAATGTGCTGGCTAAGTCAACGACATCGCTGTCGTCATCATCAACGGCGCACATACCTCAAGAGCCGCCCGAGGCTGATCTCCTGCATTTGAATGATGACGACGAAGATGAACACACTGACAATACAATCATAAGTAGCTCGCAAGCGAAGCCACGTCCATTGCCTAATGACAAGAACATTATGAATCTGAGCAGCATCTCGACCTCGTCGcaagccagcaacagcagctctcGACGTGAAGTGACCACAACAACGACATCGCCCGTGCTTAAGAATCGCAGCATTTCCAATTCACCAAATGTGGAAAAACCAACAggagcgacagcaacaacaacagcggtagTTAATTCTACTGCTGGACCAACTAATGATGCCAGTCAATGGACCAAATTTAGCGAATCTCCCACGACATCGACAGCAACTGGAGCTGCGGCAGTTGCTGCAGCCGGcacagcggcagctgctgttcctgCCGTTTCTAGTCCCGGCCTCAAACCAGCGCTGTTCGATATGAAACGCACTGCCCAGGATGTGGTCTCAAATCCGCAAATATTGCATCCCGTGCCGCTGCGTGTGACGCCCATAG GCACAGCCATTGCCGCAGCTGGCGATCAATCAAGTCAGTCCACAAACGATATGGACGGCGTTGTTGTGCTGCGCGAGGAGAGTCCCAAGGCCAtggcaacgacaacagcaacaacaacgactacAGCACAAAACAATCAAACTGGAACGCATCGCGACCGCGACTCCATCTCGATGCAAAGCAGCGATCTACGCGCTATACAACGTCCCCAGGCCAAAAAGCTGCCAGCGAAGAATATTGGTgccttgccgccgccgccgcaacGTGAGCCAAGCATTGGCTCCATTGGTGTCAACGAGCCCCCGGAACAGCCGGCGCCATTACCATTGGGTTATGCATCAAGCACAGCTTCTGCCAAAAAGGAGCCGCCGCCCTTGCCGCCGCCTCGACCCCATCGACAtgcgcgcagcagcagcttagaTTTGAACAAGTTTAAAATTGGCACAGCTGGTGCCCAACAGCCCGAG CTGGACGCcagtaacaacagcagcagcagcagcagcaatagcgcCAATGCCAcatccgctgctgctggtgccacagccgagcagcaacagcattcACTGCCGCCGGCACCTCCGCCGCCCGCTTTTGTGCCGCCCATGCGCATGACGCTGCAGACGCAACAGCGAGTCTCCGCTTTTGAGGTCTACCGCAAGCCGCAGACGCCGGCCCCAGCACTGGCTGCAGCAGGATCGTCGTCGTGCATGGCTGCCGCCCAGCTGCCCAGCGCCGATAACTTTGAGAAACGTGTGACCGCCATCAGTGATTCGTTGCGTCATGTGTCCTTTAAGCAGAATCAAACTAGCACCacggagctgctgcagcgactGCGTGAGCAAAACAATTCGCTGCTGCATCTGTGCAACGATCTCAGCGACGAACTGTTGAGCGTGCAGACGCGCAAGGAGGAGATGCGTCTCAAGCTGGAAAGTTTTGCAGCAGCCGGTGCAGCTGGCGGCGATTCTGGCGGTGCAGCACCCGCACGCACTGGCTCCTCAATATCAGCGCCTATGACGGCCAATGTGACTGGCGGCTCCTCCGGCTCAGCCGGTGCCTATACAAATGTTTAA